The Enhydrobacter sp. sequence AGCAGAGCGACGGCGAACAGGGTTCGCGCCGGCAGACGCCTGCGGAAGACCGCAAGTGCCGCGCCCGCCACGACGAACAGGAGTCCCATCAGGGCAAGCACGGCGTGGCTGTAGGCCATGATCGCGCCCAGCAGCAGGGTGAGCAATGCCACGCTGGCGGTGGAGCGGGCGAGATCGCTCACCAAGGCGAGCCAGATCATCCAGATGCCCAGGCCGAAGATCAGCTCCGTCGGGAAGTAGAGCATCGGCAGGACGATCGCGAGATAGAGCCGCGAGAACAGGCGATCGCGTTCGACGGCGCGCAGCACGAGCCACAGGACGAGCGGAACGGCAAAATAAAGCGCGTGCGCCAGGGCGACGTAAGTGCCGGAATCGAGATCCAGTGCCGAGCGGGCCCACCAGGCCGGCCCGTGCATGGCCAGCACCGCCGCCGCGCGGTCCGGGATCTGGCCGGCATAGAGGTCCCAGAAATTGCCCAGCCAGCCGGCCGCGATGATGATCGCGCCGTCGTCGTGCATCAGGCAGTGCGTCCAGGTGCCGAGCCCGGCCGCCACCAGGAACGCGGCAAGCAGAGCCTTGTCGCTTCGATCCATCAGGAGAGCCCTCTCCCCTGCGCCCGGCCGGGAGCCTAGGCGATCGGCTCTTGGCTGTCGCCCGAATTCCGACGCTGCTCGGGATACCAGGCTGGCTTGCGCTTCTCTCTGAAGCTCGCCAGGCCTTCCGTCGCTTCCGCCTGCTGGCGCGTGCGGGCATGCTCCTCGACAAGGTCACGCAGGTCGCCCTCGTCGAGGAAGGCGCCGGCGGACGAAAGAGTGCGCAGCTTGGTTGCCGTGGTCGCCGCGGGAGCGTTCATGAGCACTGCCTCAACGACTTTCTGGCCCGTTGCCTCGAGCTCGCTGACCGGGCAGACCTCATGCACGAACCCGATCCGCCGCGCCTCTGCCGCATCGAAGCGTTCGCCGGTGAGCGCATAACGACGGACCTGGCGCACGCCCATGGCACGGCAGAGGTGCGGCAGAATGATCCCGGCCATCAGCCCCCAGCGTGTCTCGCTGATGGAGAAGATCGCATTCTCGGCAGCCACGACAATATCACAGGCAGCGGCGATGCCGGTGCCGCCGCCGAAGCAGCCGCCCTGGATCAGGGCAAGCGTGGGTACCGGGCAGGTATCGAGGCGGCAGATGGCCTCGGCCGTGAGCCGGCTCACCTCGCGGTTCTCACGTGGCCCTTGCGCCGCGACTGCACGGATCCAGGCAAGGTCGGCGCCGGCCTGGAAGTGCCGGCCGTTGCCCTTCAGCACCACGATGCGCAGGCCTCTCTCGCGCTCCAGCCCATCCATTGCGGTGTGAAGGCCGGCGATCAGATCGCCATTGTAGGCATTGTTGACCTGCGGCCGGTTGAGCGTGACCGTGGCCACGCCGCGCCCGTCGATATGCCAGAGAACGGTGTCGTTCACGTTCAATCGACCTTGAGATAGCTGTCCTTGAGCGCGATCTTGCCGTCGCGCAGCTCGTAAAGGTCGATGCCGTAGCGGTCGAACGGCTGGCCCTTGGCGTCGATGCCGGTGACGCGGAAGGTGCCGAACAGCTTGTCGCCGGCGCGATGGATGCGCGCCTCCGAGTAGCGCGCCTCGCGGTGGGCTTGGCTCTTGTCGCCAAAGTAACGCCTGAGATCGTCCTTGCCCTTCAGCACCGTGCCGGACGGCCGCGCGCCCGACGCGAGGCGCCATTCGAAATCGTCGGTCACGCAGGCCGCGATCTCTTCCACATCGGCCTTGTTGAAGGCCTTGCCGAAGCGGCGGAACAGGTCGTCGATGGCATCGGGCATAGCATCCTCCTCTTTCGTGCCGAGGATAGAGGTGGTGCCGCATCGCTGTCATCCGACAGCCGGTGCAGGATTTCGCAACGACAATTGACTTTGCCAGGTCCGATTCGGCCTGATGGGCTGCCGCAACCGGGGAGACCGCTCGGGGGGAGGGATGATGAAGCTGGGCGTGCTTCAGTTCTTCAGTTGGCCGGGCCGGCATGGACCGCTCGAGCAGGTCTATGCCCGCGCGCTCGAGCGCATCGAAATCATGGATCGCGGCGGCTTCGATGCGGTGTGGCTGGCCGAGCACCATTTCACCACCTTCAGCGTCTGCCCGTCGGTCCATATGTTGGGTGTGCTGGCGGCTGCGCGCACCCGGAAGTTGCGCATCGGGACGGCCGTGTCGCTCGCGGCGCTTTATCATCCCCTGCGGCTCGCCGAGGAGGTGGCGCTTCTGGACGTGCTGTCGGGCGGACGGGTGAACTGGGGCGCAGGCCGGGGCTTCGCCCATGCCGAGTTCAACGCTTTCGGCGTGCCGCCGGAGGAAAGCGCGGACCGCTTTCGCGAGGCCGTCGAGGTCGTGCTCAGGGCCTGGACCGAGGAGCGGCTGAGCTTCCAGGGCTGCCATTTCCAGTTCGACGACGTCGAGGTCCTGCCCAAGCCCCTGCAGCAACCGCATCCGCCGGTCTGGATGGCGGCGACGTCGGAGGGCGCCATCGACTGGGCGGCGAGCCGGGGCTTCTCCATCCTGATGGACCCGCATGCCTCCCTGGTGGAGCTGGGCGACAAGAGGCGGCGTTACAAGGCCAAGCTCGCCGAGGCGGGCTTCTCCGACCGGGGGCGCGATATTCCGGTGGCGCGGCTGGTCGCGCTGGCCGCCACCAAGGCCAAGGCGGCCGAGGTCGCCCGTCGTGGCGCGCAATGGCTGGTCGATGCCTATGCCGGCCCGCAGCACCCCCACCGCAAGTCGATGCAGATGGCTCGCAGCTACGATGGCAAGGACCCGGCGCAGCACTATGTCGACAGCGTGATCCTGCACGGCACGCCCGCCGCTGTCGTCGAGCAGATTACGGCGCTCAAGGAGGAGATCGACCTCGACTACCTGATGTGCGCGCCGCTCAGCCGCGAGACGTTCCGGCTGCTGGCCGACGAGGTCGCCCCCAGGCTGTGAACATCGCTTCGGCGACGCCCGTCCGCCGCTGGGCCTCGCCCGGTGCGCTGCTATCATGAGGGCATGAAGAAATTCGGGACTCCTCTCAAGCCGTCATCGGTCAGGATCATGCTGCTGGGCTCGGGCGAGCTCGGCAAGGAAGTGGCCATCGAGGCCATGCGGCTCGGGGTCGAGGTGATCGCCTGCGATCGCTACGACAACGCGCCGGCCATGCTGGTCGCCAATCGGGCGCATGCCTTCAACATGCGCGACGGCGCCGCGTTGCGAGGGATCGTCGAACGGGAGCGGCCGCATTTCATCGTGCCCGAGATCGAGGCCATCGCGACCGACACGCTGGTCGAGCTCGAGAAGGAGGGTTGGACGGTGGTGCCGACCGCGCGCGCCACGCGGCTCACGATGGATCGCCGCGGCATCCGCAAGCTCGCGGCCGAGAAGCTCGGACTGCCCACCTCGCCCTATCGCTTTGCCGCGAGCCTCGCGGAGCTGGGGGATGGCGCCCGCGCCGTCGGCTTTCCCTGCTTCGTCAAGCCCACCATGTCCTCCTCGGGACACGGCCAGAGCGTGGCGCGCGGGCCGCGCGATCTCGCCCGAAGCTGGCGATACGCGGTGGAAGGCTCGCGCGCCGACACGGGGATGGTCATTGTCGAGGGCGCGATCGACTTCGACTACGAGATCACTCTGCTCACCGTGCGGCACGCCAGGGGCATCGGCTTCTGCGCGCCCATCGGTCATCTCCAGATCGACGGCGACTATCGCGAAAGCTGGCAGCCTCATCCCATGTCCGCCAGCGCGCTCAGCAAGGCTCGCATGATCGCGCGCAAGGTGGTCGACGACCTGTGCGGCCGCAAAGGTCGCGGGCTGTTCGGCGTGGAGCTGTTCGTCAAGGGCAACCGGGTCTGGTTCTCGGAATTGTCGCCGCGCCCGCACGATACCGGCATGGTGACCATGGTCTCGCAGGACATGAGCGAGATGGAGCTCCATGTGCGCGCCATCCTCGGCCTGCCCATTCCCCTGATCGCCTGCAGGCCCGGCGCGTCGGTGCCTATTGTCGCGGAGGGCGAGATCGACGATCCGACCTATGCCGGTATCGACCGGGCGCTTGCGCAAGCGGGCACCTCGGTGCGCCTTTTCGGCAAGCCCGAAGTCAAGGGCCATCGCCGCATGGCCGTGGCCCTGGCAACCGGCAGAAGCGTGAAAGAGGCGCGGCGGAACGCCAAAGCGGCGGCGAAGCAGATCAAGGTGTGCTAGACTGCTTAATGCCAGCCACCTGACTGCTGCGACGAAATGGTGGCGTGAGCAACAACAGCAGCCTCCTCCTCCTCCCGCCGTTAATTGCTGGCGGGCACACGCACGTGAAGCAAGATGGTGTGGATCTTGCGTGTTCCGAAACTGGTCGCGCTGCACCTTGACCAAGGTGTTGCGCGCACCACTTGAGAATCGAGTCTTACTAGCAAGGAGGTCGATATGTGTGATTACTCACTCGAAGCGTATCAGTCACGACCTGCCGCAGTCGGTGAGAAACTCACCCTTGAGCGCTTTCCGAGTGGCTCAATGGGATTTACCTCGGCGCCAACCTGCGACTTGGCGGTTTGCGTCGCGGCGGACAGCCACCTGCGCCTCGAAGGCATCGGGGAAACTGTCCAGAAAGCCTATGGCGTAGGACCAATCGAGGAGGTCGTCATGACCCGCCTCGAAAGCGGTCCGCACAAGGATGCCGTTCGGTTTTCCAATGGAACTGAAGTGTCGCTGCAAAGGCTCGATCGCGGGCTGACCGCCGTGATGCTGGGATCCGACGAGGACCTGATCGACATCGCCAAGATCGCCGGCAAGACGCCGGAGTACGCCTAGCCGCGTTGATGGCGTCGGCGTTCCGCGCGATGGCCTGAGGCCAAAGCGCGATGACGGGCCGCCCTGGTATTTCCCGGGCGGCAGGGGCGGCGAATGGCCGTCAATCAATGACGGAAATGGCGCATGCCCGTGAAGACCATGGCAAGGCCCGCCTGGTCGGCGGCGTCGATCACTGCTTGGTCGCGGATCGATCCACCGGGCTGGATGACGGCCGTCGCGCCGGCGTCGGCCGCGGCGAGCAAGCCGTCGGGGAAGGGGAAGAAGGCGTCGGAAGCGACCACGCTCCCGATGGCGGGATTTTGCGGCAACTTGGCGAGTTCGCCTGACTCGGCGGCCCGGATGGCGGCAATCCGGGAACTGTCGCGTCGGTTCATCTGTCCCGCGCCGACACCCACTGTCGCACCGTCCTTCGCATAGACGATTGCGTTCGATTTCACATGCTTGCAGACCGTGAAGGCGAACAGCAGGTCCTCGACCTCGCGAGCGGTCGGTGCGCGCTTGGTCACCACCTTGAGATCGGCCTTGGCCACCTGCCCGCTGTCGCGACTCTGCAGGAGATAGCCACCCGCCACGCTCTTCAGCGTCATACCCGCGCTGCGCGGATCCGGCATGCCTCCGGCAAGAAGGAGGCGCACGTTCCGTCGCGCCGCCATCACCTTTCGGGCTTCCTCGGAGGCGTCGGGAGCGATCACCACCTCGGTCAGGATCTTCACCACTTCAGCGGCGGTCTTGGCGTCGAGCGGCCGATTGAAGGCAATGATGCCGCCGAAGGCCGAGACCGGATCGCAGGCGAGCGCCCGGAGATACGCTTCCGTGATGTCCTTGCCGATCGCGACGCCACAGGGATTGGCATGCTTGATGATCGTGCAGGCCGGCCCCTCGAACTCGGCAACGCACTCGTAGGCCGCCTCCGTGTCGTTAATATTGTTGTAGGAAAGCTCCTTGCCCTGGACCATGCGCGCGGTCGCAATGCCGGGCCGATTGCTGCCGTCGGCATAGAAGGCGGCCTGCTGGTGGGGGTTCTCGCCATAACGCAGGATCTGCACGCGCCGGGCGGCAAGCGTGAACTGTTCGGGAAAGATCTCGCCCTGCTGATGGGCGAACCAGGTGGCGATCGCCGAGTCGTAGGCCGCCGTACGGGCATAGGCCGTCGCGGCGAGCCTGCGCCGCAGCGCCAGCGTCGTCGCCCCCTCGTTGGCGGTCAGCTCGGCCAGCAGCGCCGGATAGTCCACCGGATCGACGACCACGGTCACGAAGTCGTGGTTCTTGGCGGCGGCTCGGATCAAAGCCGGGCCGCCGATATCGATATTCTCGACGCAGATCGGGAAATCGGCGCCGCGCGCCACCGTGGCCTCGAAGGGGTAGAGGTTCACCACCACGAGATCGATGGCCGCGATCCTGTGGTCGGCCATCGCCTTGGCATGGCCTGCATCCGTGCGGCGCGCCAGGATGCCGCCATGGATCGACGGCTGCAGGGTCTTCACCCGGCCGTCCATGATCTCCGGGAAGCCGGTATGGTCGCTCACCTCGATCACCTCGAGCCCGGCCTCGCGCAGCGCCTTGGCCGAGCCGCCGGTGGACAGGATCTCGACCCCGTGGCCCGCCAGCGCCTTGCCTAGCTCGACGAGGCCCGCCTTGTCGGAGACCGAGATCAGGGCGCGCTCGATCCGGGCAAGATCGGGCGTGGGTGAGGGGATGTAGGTCGGGGGTGCGGACATGGCGGCCCTTTTAGCCCGCACCCCGGCAGGATGTAAGCGGCGCTTTGGTGCTCGCCTAGACGACCGGCCGCAGGAAGGTCCGTTCCTCCGCCAGGATGAAGCGCCCCTCCTCGGCGCTGCGGAAGTTGGCCATGCCCTCGACGTCGTCGCGCAGGCGGGCGCGATAGGCTTCATAGGCACCAAGGCTCCCGAAGGTGATCAGCGCCCGGGCGATGTTGTTGGTGCCCTCGTGCGGCATCCAGTAACCCACGAGATCGCCGCCGCAGCGCGGGATGATCGCGCGCCAGCGCCTGGCATAGGCCTCGAACGCGTCGCGCTTGAATGGATCGATCTGGTAACGGATGAACACGGTGATCGCCATGCCGGTCTCCTGTTGGGAGGCTGAACTCTGGCGCGTTCCTGCGAGCGCAGGTTTCGGCCGCTGCCGAAATTTCCTAGAGGTCCGCCCCCTCCAACACACGGACGACGAAGCCGTCGCGTTCCAGCGCCGCGACGAGCTCGCGGACATGGGCGCGATCGCGAGTCTCGGCGGTGACGTCGAGCTCGGCGCGCTTGGCGACCACGCCGAACAGGCGCTGATGCTGGACCTCGACGATGTTGCCGCCCGCGTCGCCGATCCGGCCGGCGACGCGCGCGAGCTGCCCCGGCAAGTCGTTGATCATGACGCGCAACCGCACGATCCGGCCGTCGCGCACCAGTCCGCGTAGCAGGACCGAGGCCATCAGGCGTGTGTCGATGTTGCCGCCGCTCAGCACCAGGCCAACCTTGCGTCCCCTGAACGCCGCCGGATGGGCAAGCAGAGCGGCGAGCCCCGCGGCGCCAGCGCCCTCGACCACGGTCTTCTCGACCTCGATCAGGAGCGAAATCGCCCGCTCGATCACCACTTCCTCGACCGCCAGCACCCGGTCGAGCAGGCGGCGGGCGATCTGAAGCGGCAGCTTGCCGATGTCGCTGACGGCAATGCCTTCGGCGATGGTGTCGCCACCGGCCGTCACTGGCTCGCCGGCCAGAAGCTGCCGCAGCGCCGAGTAGCTCGCGGTTTCGACGCCGATCACCTTGATGTCCGGCTTGAGCCCGCGGGCGACGATCGCGCAGCCGCCGATCATGCCGCCGCCGCCCACCGGGGCGACCAGCGTATCGAGCTCGGGCGCGTCCTGCAGCATCTCGAGCGCGATCGTGCCCTGGCCCGCGATGATGCGCGGGTCGTCGTAGGGATGCACGAAGGTGAGTTGTTCGGCCGCCTCGAGACGATGGGCTTCGGCGCCGGCTTCGGCGAGCGTGTCCCCGTGCAGGACGACCGCCGCACCGTGCCCGCGCGTATGCGTCACCTTGGTGTTGGGAGTGAAGGACGGCATCACGATGGTGGCCGGGATGCCGAGCCGGCCGGCATGGTAGGCCACGCCCTGCGCGTGATTGCCGGCCGACATGGCGATCACGCCGCGTCGCCGCTCGGCCTCGCTGAGCTGCAGGAGCGTGTTCAGCGCGCCGCGCTCCTTGAACGACGCCGTGAACTGAAGATTCTCGAACTTGAGCCAGACATCGGCCTCGGCGATGCGCGACAGCGTCTCGCTGCGCAGGCAGGGCGTGCGCACGACCGCGCCCTTGATGCGGGCTGCGGCGGCCTGGATGTCCGCGAGCGTAACCGGCAGCGCGTCCATCACGCGGCTCGCCGCCGGTCGATCCAGTCGCGGGTCCGGTACCAGGCACCGACCAGCGGCAGGAACCAGGACGGGTCGCCGTTGTAGAACCGGCTTTCGGGGAAGTCGCGGCCGTCCAGCGGGTTGATCGGCGCGTTGGTGCCGCCGGCGATCTTCTTCGCCGTCTGGGTGCCGAGATAGGTCATCATGGCGACGCCGTTGCCGTTGCAAGCGAGCAGATAGTGCAAGCCCTGGTCCGTGCCCATGTGTGGCATGTAGTCGAGCGCGAAGGCGACGTTGCCGGTCCACACATGGGTGATGCGGATGCCGCGAAGCTGCGGGAAGCGGTCGATCATGTACCGATAAAGAATGGGCGCGCTCACTTCCGGCGCCGCCGCCGTGAAGCGGGCGCGGCCGCCGAAGATGAGATGCCGACCGTCGGGCGAAGGCCTGTAGTAGGTCAACACCCGCTTGGTGTCGGCGATGGAGCGCAGCTCGGGAATCAACTCGGTCGCGGGCATCGGCAGCGGTTCGGTCGCGATGATATGGCTCGCGACCGGCACCACGCGCCGCTTGAGCCGGGGCGTCAGATCGCCGGTGTAGCCATTGGTGGCGATCACGACCTCGCGGCACTGGACCGGCCCTTTGGCCGTCAGCACCCGCCAGCCGGTGCCGGACTTCTCGATGCGCTCGGCCTCGACGTTGGCGCAGAGGACGGCGCCTGCGCGATGGGCCGCTTCCAGCAGGCCCTTGTAGTAGAGCGCCGGATGGAGATGACCCGAGCGCCGCGCGTACATGCCGCCGAAGTAGTAGTCCGAGGCGATCATCTCGTGCTGGCGCTCGCGCGGCACCATCTCGGCGCCGGTACCGGCGTACTTGTTGAACATTTCGATCTTGGCGGCCTGCTCGTCGTAGTGCCGCGGCGTCCAGGCGCCGACGAAGCGGCCTTTCTTGATCACGCCGCATTCGATCTTCTCGCGGGCGATGATGTCCTCGAGCACGCTGAGCGAGTCCGATCCCGCCGTCAGGAACTCGGCCTTGCGGCGGGCGAATTCCTCGGCGGCCTGGTTCTTGCCGCCGAGCCCCTTGCCGAGATTGACGCCGCCCGAGATCATGCCGCCGTTGCGCGTCGAGGCGCCGACACCGAAATCGCCGCGCTCCAGCACGACCGCCTCGATGCCGTTGCGATGCAATTCGAGGGCCGTCGACAGCCCGCCGTAGCCCGCTCCCACGATCAGCACGTCCGTCCGGGCCGGCGGGTCCTGGCTCAGGGCATTGTTCGGCGTCCACGCCTCCCACCACCACGGCCGGGCCTTGAAGCCGGGATGGAAGATGTCTGAGCGCCTCAAAAGTCGGTTACCTTGCCGTTGAATTGCCAGTCGCCGTAGCGCGTCGGCTCGGGGCCGGGCGGGCCGCCGATCTCCTCGACCTTCTTGGGCTTCTCGGGGGCGGCCGGCTCGGCCGAATCGGGCTTGGGCGTCTGAGCGGCGGGCGCGGGCTTCGGATCGGTCATGGCCCCATGATGCCGTCCGGCGTCTTGATTCGCCACAGTCCCGGGCCATCTTTATCGGCCATGAACTATTTTCGTACCGCCCTGCTCCTGGCGGCGCTGACGGCCTTTTTTCTGGTGATCGGCTACCTGCTGGGCGGCCGGCAGGGGCTGGTGATCGCGCTGGTGGTGGCGCTGGGCACCAACCTCTTCGCTTACTGGAACTCCGACCGCCTGGTGTTGCGCATGAGCAACGCGCACGAAGCCGGTCCGCAGGAGGCGCCCGAACTCTACGGCATGGTGCAGCAGCTC is a genomic window containing:
- a CDS encoding FAD-binding oxidoreductase, with the translated sequence MRRSDIFHPGFKARPWWWEAWTPNNALSQDPPARTDVLIVGAGYGGLSTALELHRNGIEAVVLERGDFGVGASTRNGGMISGGVNLGKGLGGKNQAAEEFARRKAEFLTAGSDSLSVLEDIIAREKIECGVIKKGRFVGAWTPRHYDEQAAKIEMFNKYAGTGAEMVPRERQHEMIASDYYFGGMYARRSGHLHPALYYKGLLEAAHRAGAVLCANVEAERIEKSGTGWRVLTAKGPVQCREVVIATNGYTGDLTPRLKRRVVPVASHIIATEPLPMPATELIPELRSIADTKRVLTYYRPSPDGRHLIFGGRARFTAAAPEVSAPILYRYMIDRFPQLRGIRITHVWTGNVAFALDYMPHMGTDQGLHYLLACNGNGVAMMTYLGTQTAKKIAGGTNAPINPLDGRDFPESRFYNGDPSWFLPLVGAWYRTRDWIDRRRAA
- the purH gene encoding bifunctional phosphoribosylaminoimidazolecarboxamide formyltransferase/IMP cyclohydrolase — its product is MSAPPTYIPSPTPDLARIERALISVSDKAGLVELGKALAGHGVEILSTGGSAKALREAGLEVIEVSDHTGFPEIMDGRVKTLQPSIHGGILARRTDAGHAKAMADHRIAAIDLVVVNLYPFEATVARGADFPICVENIDIGGPALIRAAAKNHDFVTVVVDPVDYPALLAELTANEGATTLALRRRLAATAYARTAAYDSAIATWFAHQQGEIFPEQFTLAARRVQILRYGENPHQQAAFYADGSNRPGIATARMVQGKELSYNNINDTEAAYECVAEFEGPACTIIKHANPCGVAIGKDITEAYLRALACDPVSAFGGIIAFNRPLDAKTAAEVVKILTEVVIAPDASEEARKVMAARRNVRLLLAGGMPDPRSAGMTLKSVAGGYLLQSRDSGQVAKADLKVVTKRAPTAREVEDLLFAFTVCKHVKSNAIVYAKDGATVGVGAGQMNRRDSSRIAAIRAAESGELAKLPQNPAIGSVVASDAFFPFPDGLLAAADAGATAVIQPGGSIRDQAVIDAADQAGLAMVFTGMRHFRH
- a CDS encoding NIPSNAP family protein; the encoded protein is MAITVFIRYQIDPFKRDAFEAYARRWRAIIPRCGGDLVGYWMPHEGTNNIARALITFGSLGAYEAYRARLRDDVEGMANFRSAEEGRFILAEERTFLRPVV
- a CDS encoding enoyl-CoA hydratase-related protein, translating into MNDTVLWHIDGRGVATVTLNRPQVNNAYNGDLIAGLHTAMDGLERERGLRIVVLKGNGRHFQAGADLAWIRAVAAQGPRENREVSRLTAEAICRLDTCPVPTLALIQGGCFGGGTGIAAACDIVVAAENAIFSISETRWGLMAGIILPHLCRAMGVRQVRRYALTGERFDAAEARRIGFVHEVCPVSELEATGQKVVEAVLMNAPAATTATKLRTLSSAGAFLDEGDLRDLVEEHARTRQQAEATEGLASFREKRKPAWYPEQRRNSGDSQEPIA
- the purT gene encoding formate-dependent phosphoribosylglycinamide formyltransferase, which encodes MKKFGTPLKPSSVRIMLLGSGELGKEVAIEAMRLGVEVIACDRYDNAPAMLVANRAHAFNMRDGAALRGIVERERPHFIVPEIEAIATDTLVELEKEGWTVVPTARATRLTMDRRGIRKLAAEKLGLPTSPYRFAASLAELGDGARAVGFPCFVKPTMSSSGHGQSVARGPRDLARSWRYAVEGSRADTGMVIVEGAIDFDYEITLLTVRHARGIGFCAPIGHLQIDGDYRESWQPHPMSASALSKARMIARKVVDDLCGRKGRGLFGVELFVKGNRVWFSELSPRPHDTGMVTMVSQDMSEMELHVRAILGLPIPLIACRPGASVPIVAEGEIDDPTYAGIDRALAQAGTSVRLFGKPEVKGHRRMAVALATGRSVKEARRNAKAAAKQIKVC
- a CDS encoding nuclear transport factor 2 family protein produces the protein MPDAIDDLFRRFGKAFNKADVEEIAACVTDDFEWRLASGARPSGTVLKGKDDLRRYFGDKSQAHREARYSEARIHRAGDKLFGTFRVTGIDAKGQPFDRYGIDLYELRDGKIALKDSYLKVD
- a CDS encoding threonine ammonia-lyase, which codes for MDALPVTLADIQAAAARIKGAVVRTPCLRSETLSRIAEADVWLKFENLQFTASFKERGALNTLLQLSEAERRRGVIAMSAGNHAQGVAYHAGRLGIPATIVMPSFTPNTKVTHTRGHGAAVVLHGDTLAEAGAEAHRLEAAEQLTFVHPYDDPRIIAGQGTIALEMLQDAPELDTLVAPVGGGGMIGGCAIVARGLKPDIKVIGVETASYSALRQLLAGEPVTAGGDTIAEGIAVSDIGKLPLQIARRLLDRVLAVEEVVIERAISLLIEVEKTVVEGAGAAGLAALLAHPAAFRGRKVGLVLSGGNIDTRLMASVLLRGLVRDGRIVRLRVMINDLPGQLARVAGRIGDAGGNIVEVQHQRLFGVVAKRAELDVTAETRDRAHVRELVAALERDGFVVRVLEGADL
- a CDS encoding LLM class flavin-dependent oxidoreductase, giving the protein MKLGVLQFFSWPGRHGPLEQVYARALERIEIMDRGGFDAVWLAEHHFTTFSVCPSVHMLGVLAAARTRKLRIGTAVSLAALYHPLRLAEEVALLDVLSGGRVNWGAGRGFAHAEFNAFGVPPEESADRFREAVEVVLRAWTEERLSFQGCHFQFDDVEVLPKPLQQPHPPVWMAATSEGAIDWAASRGFSILMDPHASLVELGDKRRRYKAKLAEAGFSDRGRDIPVARLVALAATKAKAAEVARRGAQWLVDAYAGPQHPHRKSMQMARSYDGKDPAQHYVDSVILHGTPAAVVEQITALKEEIDLDYLMCAPLSRETFRLLADEVAPRL
- a CDS encoding DUF1674 domain-containing protein; the encoded protein is MTDPKPAPAAQTPKPDSAEPAAPEKPKKVEEIGGPPGPEPTRYGDWQFNGKVTDF